One stretch of Nocardia mangyaensis DNA includes these proteins:
- a CDS encoding heavy-metal-associated domain-containing protein: MSTTTVTVTGMTCGCCTSKVRDKVGALPGVTGVDVDLAEGTVTIAGSAPERTALAEAVTAAGFSLAD, translated from the coding sequence ATGAGCACCACCACTGTCACCGTCACCGGCATGACCTGCGGCTGCTGCACCAGCAAAGTGCGCGACAAGGTCGGCGCGCTGCCCGGTGTCACCGGCGTCGATGTCGATCTGGCCGAAGGCACGGTGACCATCGCGGGTAGCGCACCCGAGCGCACCGCCCTCGCCGAGGCCGTCACCGCGGCCGGTTTCTCACTCGCCGACTGA